In Meiothermus ruber DSM 1279, the following proteins share a genomic window:
- a CDS encoding putative toxin-antitoxin system toxin component, PIN family, with protein MKIVLDTNVLIAALLKKGKAYRLVVTFGLEKERFEIVTAIEQLNELKRVLREKFPGVLSPQEIGHFISLFRQAAILVRPTQGVKASPDPDDDIILAIAVASKADYLVSGDKNHLLQLKKINSTKIVSLSWLLKKIAPYGR; from the coding sequence TTGAAAATCGTTCTTGACACTAATGTACTCATCGCTGCCTTGCTGAAAAAAGGCAAAGCCTATCGCTTGGTAGTCACTTTCGGTCTGGAAAAAGAACGCTTTGAAATTGTCACTGCCATTGAGCAACTAAATGAACTCAAACGGGTGCTACGGGAAAAATTCCCTGGGGTGTTATCTCCCCAAGAGATAGGACACTTCATCTCGCTTTTTCGACAAGCAGCAATCCTGGTGCGGCCCACTCAAGGGGTTAAAGCTTCGCCTGACCCGGATGACGACATCATCTTGGCTATCGCGGTAGCCAGCAAAGCTGATTACCTCGTCAGCGGAGATAAAAACCATCTACTGCAACTCAAAAAAATCAACAGCACAAAAATCGTCAGCCTTTCCTGGTTATTGAAAAAAATCGCACCCTATGGCCGGTAG
- a CDS encoding N-acetylmuramoyl-L-alanine amidase, whose protein sequence is MNQPRPRKSAYLVLDPGHGGRDPGAVDPNSGTRESDLNLAQALTLKEYLVALGYTVGFTRTTDVFVPLAERTRMAQAQGARVFVSVHHDTPTAPGPGVYYSAHPLSRSLAERIAAVLRGAWVRPSSASRFGRLYIDDFPGPAVLVEFGPTRPVSREERIARAQAVASPIASYVQEVVV, encoded by the coding sequence ATGAACCAGCCCAGGCCTAGAAAAAGTGCATATCTGGTTTTAGACCCTGGGCACGGTGGGCGCGACCCTGGGGCGGTGGATCCCAATTCGGGAACCCGCGAAAGCGATCTCAACCTGGCGCAGGCCCTCACCCTCAAGGAGTACCTGGTGGCCCTGGGCTACACGGTGGGCTTCACCCGCACCACAGACGTGTTTGTGCCGCTGGCCGAGAGAACCCGCATGGCCCAGGCGCAGGGAGCCCGGGTTTTTGTCAGTGTGCACCACGACACCCCCACCGCTCCGGGCCCTGGGGTGTACTATTCCGCGCATCCGCTATCCCGGAGCCTGGCTGAACGGATTGCCGCAGTTCTGAGAGGGGCATGGGTTCGCCCTTCATCTGCCAGTCGGTTTGGCCGGCTCTACATTGACGACTTTCCAGGCCCGGCGGTGCTGGTGGAGTTTGGCCCCACGCGCCCTGTTTCGCGGGAAGAGCGGATTGCACGGGCTCAAGCCGTCGCGTCTCCTATAGCGTCCTACGTGCAGGAGGTAGTGGTGTGA
- a CDS encoding restriction endonuclease, with protein sequence MEHEPLFEPDSDITRRLEKLDGEGLELYVADLLSMFRPLGWKVYVTKRSRDMGGDLVLDNPDGIRYVIQAKHRQDDEKVIGLSAVQQAVAAKAAYGAHHSIAMSNAVDFSEPAKRLAAYNKTILWTKHELQKLYFASIYRDEKLLQEIGLELGKPASLPRTQSTFELVPHIPSPESVFVSQSGRQAEQKTLPLEVRPRFTPKAPKNKSFLLWAPAFLVALLAAIAIFGFKRVWVASEQPSPEDVVIGYDRAYRHALNTNDTSRLFEYAAQELISARVQPWIDQRARRGCILFTVEKEPMRVLGIDVRGDVANATVRKSWKQTLVCPGQQDQVKTDGPFEMRYVLKKSDGWKIVESGGN encoded by the coding sequence ATGGAGCACGAACCTCTATTTGAGCCAGATTCGGACATCACAAGACGATTAGAAAAGCTCGATGGTGAAGGTTTAGAGCTTTATGTTGCTGATTTGTTGAGCATGTTTAGGCCATTGGGTTGGAAGGTATATGTAACCAAAAGATCACGTGATATGGGCGGCGACTTGGTTTTAGACAACCCAGATGGCATCAGATATGTTATTCAAGCCAAGCACCGCCAAGACGATGAAAAGGTAATTGGACTTTCAGCGGTGCAGCAAGCTGTAGCAGCAAAAGCCGCTTACGGTGCCCATCACTCCATAGCGATGAGCAATGCAGTTGATTTTTCTGAACCAGCTAAACGTTTGGCGGCGTACAACAAGACTATTCTTTGGACTAAGCATGAGTTGCAAAAGTTGTACTTTGCCTCTATTTATCGAGACGAAAAGCTTTTGCAAGAAATAGGTTTGGAACTTGGTAAGCCTGCTAGTTTGCCTAGAACGCAAAGTACTTTTGAGCTTGTGCCCCATATTCCATCTCCGGAGTCTGTTTTTGTCTCCCAGTCAGGACGGCAGGCTGAGCAAAAAACCCTCCCACTGGAAGTTCGCCCCCGCTTTACTCCTAAAGCACCAAAAAACAAGTCGTTTTTGTTATGGGCACCTGCTTTCTTGGTTGCACTCTTGGCTGCAATCGCCATTTTTGGGTTTAAGAGGGTTTGGGTAGCATCAGAGCAGCCATCTCCAGAAGATGTGGTCATAGGGTATGACCGTGCCTATCGCCATGCTTTGAACACCAACGATACTTCCCGGTTGTTTGAATATGCTGCCCAAGAGCTTATTTCAGCAAGGGTGCAGCCCTGGATAGATCAACGAGCAAGACGGGGTTGTATCCTCTTCACCGTTGAGAAAGAGCCGATGCGGGTGCTGGGTATAGACGTTCGCGGGGACGTTGCCAATGCCACAGTGCGGAAGTCCTGGAAGCAGACTTTGGTATGTCCTGGTCAACAGGATCAGGTTAAAACCGACGGCCCATTTGAAATGAGGTACGTACTGAAAAAATCAGACGGCTGGAAGATCGTGGAGAGTGGAGGCAACTAA
- a CDS encoding helix-turn-helix domain-containing protein: protein MNEQPNPLPKVAYRVDEAARLLNVHPSTIYELVRAGTLPHKRLGRRIIIPAKALDEWLNTPEPWASYDYTHRK from the coding sequence GTGAATGAACAACCCAATCCTCTGCCCAAAGTCGCCTACCGGGTGGACGAGGCCGCCAGGCTGCTCAACGTCCACCCCAGCACCATCTACGAGCTGGTGCGGGCTGGCACCCTGCCGCACAAGCGGCTGGGCCGCCGCATCATCATCCCGGCCAAAGCCCTCGACGAATGGCTCAACACGCCCGAGCCCTGGGCGTCCTACGACTACACCCACAGGAAATAA
- a CDS encoding tyrosine-type recombinase/integrase: MPRRGKGEGSIFQRKDGRWAAFVTIGYGPDGKQRKRWVYGRTRREVAEALARLLPRAGYGLIQPTRLRLGEWLERWADERARSKGLRPSTVQNYRNYQQLLKPLAATPLTRLSPLAIRARFAELAELSPSTRRHLYQFLRAALRDAVRVGLLEANPMDAVDPPTGGTVRPPRAWNREQVSAFLAAAQGHRLYPMFYVMLTTGLRIGEAMALRWQDWQGEKLWIRHTLTKQRTLGPTKTLGSSAPIYLDLATQTILSEHRTRQAEERATAKRWLDHDLIFPSEVGTPLSYRNVMRTFQALTEQAKVPRIGLHGLRHTYTSMALQAGLSPKQVADRLRHKDPALTLRIYQHLQEEDRRQAALNLDTLLHLQKQRLT, encoded by the coding sequence ATGCCCCGACGCGGCAAAGGCGAAGGCTCCATCTTCCAGCGCAAGGACGGGCGCTGGGCGGCCTTCGTGACCATCGGCTACGGCCCGGATGGCAAGCAGCGCAAACGCTGGGTGTACGGGCGCACCCGGCGCGAGGTGGCCGAGGCCCTGGCCCGGCTGTTGCCCAGGGCTGGCTATGGGCTGATTCAACCCACCCGCTTGCGGCTGGGCGAGTGGCTCGAGCGCTGGGCGGATGAGCGCGCCCGATCCAAAGGATTACGCCCTTCTACCGTTCAGAATTACCGCAATTATCAGCAGTTACTCAAGCCGCTAGCTGCCACCCCCTTGACCCGCCTTTCCCCGCTGGCTATCCGCGCTCGCTTTGCAGAACTGGCGGAACTCTCCCCTTCCACCCGTCGCCATTTGTACCAATTCCTGCGAGCGGCTTTGCGGGACGCGGTACGGGTGGGTCTTCTGGAGGCAAACCCCATGGACGCTGTAGACCCTCCCACTGGCGGCACGGTGCGCCCTCCACGGGCGTGGAATCGGGAGCAGGTAAGCGCATTTCTCGCAGCGGCCCAGGGCCACCGACTGTATCCGATGTTTTACGTAATGCTGACCACTGGATTGCGTATCGGGGAAGCCATGGCCCTACGCTGGCAGGATTGGCAAGGTGAGAAATTGTGGATTCGCCACACCCTTACCAAGCAACGTACCCTGGGCCCTACCAAAACTTTGGGATCATCGGCCCCTATCTACCTTGACCTTGCTACCCAAACCATTCTGTCTGAACATCGCACGCGCCAGGCTGAAGAACGGGCTACTGCCAAGCGCTGGCTGGATCATGATCTGATTTTCCCGTCGGAGGTTGGTACTCCCCTCTCTTACCGCAATGTCATGCGCACGTTCCAGGCCCTAACCGAACAAGCAAAGGTGCCACGAATCGGTTTGCATGGGTTGCGACACACGTATACCTCGATGGCTTTACAGGCAGGTCTTAGCCCCAAGCAGGTAGCCGACCGCTTGAGACACAAAGATCCCGCCCTAACCCTTCGGATATACCAACACTTACAAGAAGAAGACCGGCGGCAGGCAGCACTGAACCTTGACACCTTATTACACCTACAAAAACAGAGGCTTACCTAA
- the hemG gene encoding protoporphyrinogen oxidase, whose amino-acid sequence MASVVVVGGGAAGLSTAYYLHRAAPHLHITLLEADARLGGKITTVAEHGFVLEGGPDAVVRYKPWALELMHQLGLENQIVGTKPAHPSALIHDGREALPIPAGLQMVIPGDLKALAQSPLLSPFGKARAALELLLPKGTPEDEPFGAFIERRLGRQVWERLVAPLSGGIYGGDPYELSTLAAFPQLKALEQQHGSLIRGAIQQRKARGSREKGQLFASLEGGLGRLVEAIQARLGRVEIRLNTTVTALERSGGWRIHTTQGSLQADALVLATPAPVTGCLLEPLHPEAAAALRQIPYGPSSTVTFAFAKEKLPPRVGHGMLMAAHRGFSVRGFTWADQKWPGRAPEGYGLVRAYFSGLEASKEELAQLALRDLARLWGQVPEPLHTWVFRWPEGLPRYTVGHRERVAQALKAEELSGLFLVGAAYQGVGLPEVIRMGQEVAERVLAYTGAQARDGAPVG is encoded by the coding sequence ATGGCTAGCGTGGTGGTGGTGGGGGGTGGGGCGGCGGGCCTTTCGACGGCCTATTACCTGCACCGGGCCGCACCGCATCTGCACATCACCCTGCTCGAGGCCGATGCCCGCCTGGGCGGAAAAATAACCACCGTCGCCGAGCACGGCTTCGTGCTGGAGGGTGGCCCTGATGCGGTGGTGCGCTACAAGCCCTGGGCCCTGGAACTGATGCACCAGCTCGGCCTGGAAAACCAGATTGTGGGCACAAAGCCCGCCCACCCCTCGGCCCTGATTCACGACGGGCGCGAGGCCCTGCCCATCCCCGCCGGGCTGCAAATGGTTATACCCGGCGATCTGAAGGCGCTGGCCCAAAGCCCGCTCCTGAGCCCTTTTGGCAAGGCTCGAGCGGCCCTCGAGCTGCTCCTGCCCAAAGGAACGCCGGAGGACGAACCCTTCGGAGCCTTTATCGAGCGCCGGCTGGGCCGGCAGGTCTGGGAGCGGCTGGTGGCCCCGCTCTCGGGTGGCATCTACGGCGGTGACCCCTACGAGCTTTCCACCCTGGCGGCCTTCCCCCAGCTCAAGGCTCTCGAGCAGCAGCACGGCAGCCTGATCCGGGGGGCCATTCAGCAGCGCAAAGCGCGGGGCAGCCGCGAAAAGGGGCAGCTTTTCGCCTCGCTCGAGGGCGGCCTGGGTAGGCTGGTCGAGGCTATACAGGCCCGCCTGGGTAGGGTAGAGATCAGGCTCAACACCACGGTGACCGCTCTGGAGCGCTCCGGTGGCTGGCGCATCCACACCACCCAGGGAAGCCTCCAGGCCGACGCGCTGGTGCTGGCGACCCCGGCCCCCGTCACCGGATGCCTGCTCGAGCCCCTTCACCCTGAGGCCGCCGCTGCCTTGCGACAGATTCCCTACGGCCCCTCCTCAACCGTCACCTTCGCCTTTGCCAAAGAAAAGCTACCGCCCCGGGTGGGCCACGGCATGCTCATGGCCGCCCACCGCGGCTTCAGCGTGCGCGGTTTCACCTGGGCCGACCAGAAGTGGCCGGGCCGTGCCCCCGAGGGCTACGGTCTGGTGCGCGCTTATTTTTCCGGCCTGGAGGCCAGTAAAGAAGAGCTGGCCCAGCTTGCCCTGCGCGACCTGGCACGTCTGTGGGGCCAGGTGCCCGAACCTCTGCACACCTGGGTATTCCGCTGGCCCGAGGGTCTGCCCCGCTACACGGTGGGCCACCGCGAGCGCGTAGCCCAGGCCCTCAAAGCCGAAGAGTTATCGGGTTTATTTCTGGTTGGCGCGGCCTACCAGGGGGTGGGGCTCCCCGAGGTGATTCGGATGGGTCAGGAAGTGGCCGAACGGGTGCTGGCATATACCGGCGCGCAGGCGCGGGATGGGGCGCCTGTAGGATGA
- a CDS encoding AAA family ATPase, with the protein MAGRQTFRILIVGKSGSGKSTLARQILLRMMGRFRKLVIVNRKTEFSDLCEARFRVKEEGDPSRALRRHSRVFFHVTGYDPRAFLDALGAEIMRQRDVLLLVDEAYHFFPRGAVPKGLFEVLTGGREAGHNAIFVTQMLQGLTGGIDPGVRKQASHLVTFRVTEPNDVRAVSEHFPELGERVRTLARPDDGLPPEYGVKNLDREEGGLVLRNPQNPRRRMWVRL; encoded by the coding sequence ATGGCCGGTAGACAGACCTTCCGCATCCTCATCGTGGGCAAGTCGGGGTCGGGGAAGTCCACCCTGGCCCGTCAAATCCTGCTTCGCATGATGGGGCGCTTCCGAAAGCTGGTCATCGTCAACCGCAAAACGGAGTTCTCCGACCTTTGCGAGGCCCGCTTCCGGGTAAAGGAAGAAGGCGATCCAAGCCGGGCCCTGCGGCGTCACAGCAGGGTCTTCTTCCACGTCACGGGCTACGACCCGCGCGCTTTCCTGGATGCCCTGGGAGCGGAGATCATGCGCCAGCGGGATGTTTTGTTGCTGGTGGACGAGGCCTACCACTTCTTCCCCCGGGGGGCGGTGCCCAAGGGACTGTTTGAGGTGCTCACCGGGGGGCGCGAGGCCGGGCACAACGCCATCTTCGTGACCCAGATGCTCCAGGGCCTCACCGGGGGGATAGACCCCGGCGTGCGCAAGCAGGCCTCCCACCTGGTCACCTTCCGGGTCACCGAGCCCAACGACGTGCGGGCAGTTTCCGAGCACTTCCCCGAGCTGGGCGAGCGGGTGCGCACCCTGGCCCGCCCGGACGACGGCCTGCCCCCGGAGTACGGTGTAAAGAACCTGGATCGGGAAGAGGGGGGCCTGGTGCTGCGCAACCCCCAAAACCCCCGGCGCAGGATGTGGGTGCGTTTGTAG
- a CDS encoding S24 family peptidase, with protein MVYLVRGKVPSLDHRERVTPVRFLIQPVRGLASAGQPVDPEGVPVLADVWRRGSLLYRVEGDSMAPTLHDGDRVYVDPSETELREGRIYICEIPGDGHTIKRVRRLDDGQLWLVSDNPAYRPWRPSEMRIVGRVYYHDPVGGRL; from the coding sequence TTGGTTTACCTAGTTCGAGGCAAAGTACCCAGTCTTGATCACCGCGAACGCGTCACCCCCGTTCGCTTCCTCATCCAACCCGTGCGCGGCCTGGCCAGTGCCGGCCAGCCGGTAGACCCGGAGGGGGTGCCGGTGCTGGCGGATGTGTGGCGGCGCGGCAGCCTGCTGTACCGGGTGGAGGGCGACAGCATGGCCCCCACCCTTCACGATGGCGACCGGGTGTATGTAGACCCCAGCGAAACCGAGCTACGCGAGGGGCGCATCTACATCTGCGAGATACCGGGCGACGGTCACACCATCAAACGGGTGCGTCGCCTGGACGACGGTCAGCTCTGGCTGGTGTCGGACAACCCCGCTTACCGGCCCTGGCGGCCTTCCGAGATGCGGATTGTGGGGCGGGTGTACTACCACGATCCGGTGGGGGGGAGGTTGTGA
- a CDS encoding helix-turn-helix domain-containing protein: MRKLQLPSRLTYTVQEAASLLGVHEESLRREIRAGRLVASRLGRKLLIPVENLEEYIKKGQSVSQEAPRE; encoded by the coding sequence ATGCGGAAACTACAGTTGCCATCCAGATTGACCTACACCGTTCAAGAAGCAGCCAGCCTCTTAGGCGTTCATGAAGAAAGTCTGCGCCGGGAGATAAGGGCAGGGCGTCTTGTTGCTAGCCGTCTAGGTCGAAAGCTGCTGATCCCAGTCGAGAACCTCGAGGAATACATCAAAAAAGGTCAGTCGGTATCCCAGGAGGCCCCCCGTGAATGA